Within Leptospira dzoumogneensis, the genomic segment TCTATTCTTTTTTTCGACCATCCGTTATCGGCCGTTTACCTTTTTTTATGCTAGAATCCTCGATTGCAAGTAATGAAACCGTAAAAGTAATAATTTCTTTCCAGAACAGGATATAGATTTGCCATCTATACCTTTATATCTATAGAATTCGATCTTCTTACCTTTTTTGCGGCCGGAACTGCTTGACTCTCCTTTTGGAAAATGGTACCGTCTAATTCTTAGAGAAGAGGCAAATTTATCAGTAAGCTCAGCGGAAACCTTTCCGGACTTAAGTCCAATCAGATCCAAAGACTCAAAAAACTCTCCGAGCGTAGAATTCGGGAAAACGTGATCATCACGCCCGAAGTTTCCAGAACACTCACAGAACTTTCCTTAGAAATCAGCAGACAAATCGGAATACTAATCGATCGAAACGGATACGTAACTCACGTGATCGTGGGATCTGATTCTTCCATAGATATTCCTTGGTTGGATCGGATCAGGACATCCGAAGCCAGGTTAAGAGGTGTCCGATTAGTTCACAGCCATCTCAAAGAAGAAAGCCTGAACCAGGAAGATCTTACAGACTTAGCTTTATTACGTTTAGATTATATAACTGCAGTCACAATGGATGATAAGGGACTTCCTAAGTCTTATTATTCCGCACATGTAAATCCGGAAGACGAAGAGGGAGAACCTTGGACTGTTCTTTCTAAAAAAGTTCCGGGACAATTGGAAGAAGGTATACTGGACGAAATTCTGGACATCGAAAGCAGGATGACCAGATATCGTAAAAATCTGAAAGGAGCCCAAAAAGAGAACAGGGCCTTTTTAGTAGGAGTGTATCCTGAAAATAATAGAATACGTCCTCCTGCACAATCCATCGAAGAATTAAAAGAACTCTGCAGGACAGCGGGAGTTCATGTAGTAGACTCATTCATCCAAAGAAAAAATCGTTTAGATCCTTCTACAGTATTAGGAAAAGGTAAACTAGAGGAGATCGTACTAAAAGCTATCCAAAAGCAGGTAGAACTATTAGTATTCGATCTGGAACTCACACCTTCTCAGGCAAAAAAGATCTCCGATTATGCGGATCTGAAGGTTTTAGATAGAACACAATTGATCTTGGATATTTTCGCAAGAAACGCAACAAGCAGAGATGGTAAACTACAAGTAGAACTCGCACAATTAAAATATCTGAAAGGAAGACTTTCCGAGTTGGATGATAATATGTCCAGGCTCACCGGGGGGATCGGAGGAAGAGGACCTGGAGAAACAAAACTAGAGATCGGAAAACGTAGAGTAGAAGAAAGAATTTCCAGATTAGAACAAGAACTTAAGTCCTTGAAAAAACGAAGAGAGATCGCAAGAAGAAGACGTAAGAAAAACGAGATCCCAGTCTGCGGTATCGTGGGTTATACGAACGCGGGAAAATCCACCTTACTGAATGCGATGACAAATTCTACGGTATTATCCGAAGACAAGTTATTCGCAACATTAGATCCTACATCCAGAAGGATCCGTTTCCCCGAAGAAAGAGAGATCATTATTTCCGACACTGTGGGATTTATCCATGATCTTCCCCCGGAACTATCCAATGCATTTAAAGCAACACTGGAAGAGTTAGGAGATTCTGATCTTTTAGTGCATGTGGTGGATGTTTCCAATCCTGAATTCAGACAACAGATGGAAGCAGTCGAAACTATATTAGAAGATTTGAATTTATCCGATATCCCGAGGATCTTAGTATTCAACAAAGTAGACGGACTACCGGAAGAAGCAAGAAACGAACTTCTGAGAGAAGCAGATCTGGATACGATCTACGTATCTGCCATCCAAGGTTTCGGATTAGAAACTCTATTGAATCGGATAGAAGAGAGAATTTACTCTCAAGCAGAGGCAAAACTCTCTAGTACTAAACCTTGGGAAGAAGACGAGGAATTGGAAGAGGAAACTGAAAAAACCTACGTGTAAGCAGGTTTAGACGCTTGAAGAAGGTCGAGCTAAACCAGACCTGCTAATTTTTCTTGGTCCATAGCCAATCGGATCACGGAATTGATATAAGTTTCCCTATCCGATCTTCCGGTGATATAATCTTGATACACGGATTGTAAGAGCAAATAAAACATATTCTTTCGGCCCCTAAAAGAATGTTCGGACCGATCCACTCTTCTCATAAGCCTTTTTTAAGCCTTAGACTTTTTTCTTGCTCCTAGATCCGAACAGGGAAACTTGAATAAAGTGGCCATTCTTTCCGAAATACAGATCCGAGAACTAAAGAATTCCCTAGAAAATTCCGGTCTACCTTACCGGGAAAATCAGGATTTGAGCGTCCATTGCTCCTTTAAGATCGGAGGAATTTCTCCCGTAATGGTCGAGCCTGAAACCCAGGAACAAATCCTAGAAACTCTTTCCGTATTCAAAAAACTGGACCTGCCTTGGAAGATCCTCGGAGGCGGCACAAACATTCTAATCTCAGATCATCCGAATGATTTTGTGATCTTAAAACTTTCAGGTGGATTTAAAGAGTATAAAGACATGGGAGAAGGTCTTTTCCAAGTTGGAGCAGCTACTAATACCACTCCAGTGTTTCGCCAAATCTCTCAGAAAGGATATACAGGAGCGGAATTCCTAAGCACAATCCCAGGCTGGACTGGTGGAGCAGTCATACAAAACGCAGGCTGCTACGGAGGAGAACTTTTCGATCTTATCCAAGAAGTGGAATTTTTAAGAAACGGAGAAATTCTTAAAAGAAAACCTACCGAGATAGAACACGGCTATAGATTTACCGAATTTTTAAAAAGAAAAGATTCTATTATTCTTTCCATTCTGATCCAATTAAAACCTGGAAACTTAGAAGAGATCGAAACTTCTCTCAAAGAAAAAAGAGACAAACGAAATTCTTCTCAGCCTCAAAATAAAAAAAGTGCAGGTTCCATGTTCAAAAACCCAAAGGTATTCGACGAACAAGAAAAAGAGATCAAAGCTTGGCAATTCATAGATAAAGTAGGCCTAAGAGGTTTACAAATTGGTGGAGCTCAGATCTCTCCGGAACATTGTAATTTTATAGTGAATACCGGAGGAGCAAAGGCCTCCGATGTGTATGGACTTGTAAATACCGTCCAAGAAAAAGTGGAAAAAGAAACAGGTGTGTTATTACAAAGAGAAGTGGAATACTTCGGTTCCATTCCTTAATTCCAGGAAAATCAAATGCCAGTAGTTCGAGATCCGGAAGATAAAAAAGAAAGAATACTCACCTCTGCCTTAAGGTTATTCACCGAAAAAGGTTTTGAAGGAACCCCTATACCGGATCTTGCTAAGGATGCAGGGATAGGCGCCGGAACTATATACAGATATTATAAGAACAAAGAAGAATTGGTAAACGAACTATATCGTTTCTGGAAAAACAAACTGAGAGAAACTCTCGCAGAAAATTATCCTGAAAAAGCGAAGTCCAAGGACTTATTCGTTCATTTGTGGAAAGCGCTTGCAACCTTCTACCACCGTTACCCGGAAGCGTTTGAATTTTTAGAGTTACACTATCATTCCCCTTATCTGGACCAAGCCAGCAAAAAAGCAACCTCCCAAACTATGGAATTCATCTGTACATTCTTAGAACAGGCAAGAGCAAAGGGAGATATAAAATCTGACCTTGGTTCCATGGAACTAGTTTCCTTATGTTATGGAAGTTTTGTGGGAATGGTGAAGATGGCAAAAGGCGGTTATATCCGACTTTCTGCAGAGACATTACATGCTTCCGGTTTAACTCTCTGGAAAGCATTGGCGAAATAAACTCCTGCCCATTCTGAAATTTATTTCCTAAGAGATAAGAATCATTCCAAACCAGATCCTTATTAAAAGCGGAAACAATATTCCAAATTATACATTCTTCAAATCCCAATTTATCATTTCTCAAATAACATCTCTTTCTAATATGCTTATATATTAGATTCTAATGATTTACGGAATCTGAATTCAGATTCCGGTATTGATGAATAGCAAGTTTATCCCAATAGGTCTAATCGAATTAACTTTGTTTTCATTGATCGAAGGCAAATGTATCAGATAGATTATAAATTATGTTAATTTAGCCTTTCATCCTTGACAATAATGATCGTTAGTCGAAACTTTCGGCCTTACTTTATAGAAAGAAATTTAAGAAAAATAAAATTTGAAAATGGTTACCCGAATGGAAAATAGCCCCCAGATAGAAACCCTAGATATTTCCACGGATCCAGAGCTCACACCCGATCAGGATCCCATACATGAAACAGAAAAGGAGCCTCAAGAAGAAAGACTACATAAGAAACAGGATGAATCAAAAGAGAGGATCGTTCGCTCCGCTCTCAAGTTATTTGCAGAAAGAGGATTTTTCGAAACAAGGATCCCCGAAATTTCTGCTCATGCAAAAGTTGGAGTTGGTACAATGTATCGCCATTTCCGTAACAAGGATCACTTGTTCAATGAGGCATTTAGGATCTCATTTTTCCTGTCCAATCCTCACCACCGTCGCAGACCCCGCTCCGGTAGATCGTCTTACCCAGAAAAAATGAGATCCGAAACACCTCTCAGTTATACAATCTAGTCCAAAAAACTTCGCAGTCTTAATAAAACTAAACTCATCCAAATATAACTTACTATATTCTGGTTTTATATAACAGTAACTACTAAATGATGATTTCAGTAGTCTAAAATTCCCTTCAATAGTTTGAGAATGTACATTATGCTTTTGGAATCTATTTCTAGCAAAACCAGAACGAGACTCTTTAGATTTACTCGAATGGTTTACCGATCTATGGTTCTTGTAGAGATTATATAAGTAGGGATAACCTTGGTCTGTAAAAAGAGGTACGCTATAAGGAATTTGTTCTACTAACAGTGGTCCTATTGTATTAGCTTTAGTATCAGAAACACTCTCAAAGAAAGCAGGACCATTCTGTACACAGATACCATGTACCAAAGTCCCTATTTGCCTCCCCCCAAGGCTCTTATTCATATATATAGAGCTAGTAAGACCACCATGTCTGTATCGGGATCTTCCCTTATTGGCTCTTTGACTAGTACTGTATAAAACACAAGAATCAGCAGATACATAGGGTTTTAAGCCCATTTTAGGAGCTACATCTGTTTCTATATTAGGATCTAGTTTAAATCCTTTATATTCTTCTTCCAAGGCTTGGTAAGTAAGAACTTTATATTTTGGTAATTGATCAGAACAGAATAACTGGAATCTTCTTTTTAGAGTTAATGCACTCTTGTATTCTATTCCAAGTCTTTTAGAAATCTCTGTTGCTGTAAGAACTTTAGGAAACTGTAAAAAGGATTCATGGAATACCACTCCGAACATATAGAGAGGTAGTTTTAATCCCATTAATGGTGTATAACTAAGACGAGACTGTTGTCGGTGGCATTTACTACAGCGTATTATATCTGGTCTAGTAGAGATCTCTTTATCTAAGATTCTTTCTTCGCAAGCAGGATTAATACATTTCTTTGGATAGAAATCATCTAAGAACTTTTTGGTAATTTTTTCATAGAAATCTGTATCAATACCTGATTGAAGCTTTCTATACAGTCTAATAGAGGAGAGATGTTTTCTTAAATTCTTAGGATTGCGCTCTGTATTCTTTTTACCTTCTTCTACCCTACTCTCTTCAGTTACTAAAGTTAAATATTTTGCAGGTTTGTTAACATTCAACCTAAGAGATATGCCTAATTCCGACCAAGTTTCAGATTTTCTGTATATACCACTGGAAACATCATTTTCTAAATAAAATTCCGGTTTTAAAAGAGTCTGCGGCATCTATTCCTCTCAAAAAATTAGATGCGGAATATATACATATGTGGAGACTTTTGTCAAGTATTAAATTGGAATGTTTTCAATATGAATAGCGAATCAAATCCGAAATTACAAAGTATTCTAAAACGTATTAAAGAAGATGGATTCGATTTTCTTTCTATATATCAACAATATCTCACTGAAAGCCAAGTTTCGATAAGATCATTTTTAAAGAGTTTTAGACTTAGGATGTCAAAGCAAGTTAAAGGAAAAAAGAAGATCTATTTAGATACTAAATACTGGATACGTTTGCGGGAAGTATTTATGGGAGTCGCTCATAATGCAGAAGATAAACAAATATTTGAAATTATTAATCGTCTAGTGAATGATAAGAAAATTATAATACCCCTTAGCTCTGCCCTTTATGCAGAACTGTTTTTGCAAAAAGATTTAAGTACGAGAAAGGCAACTGCTAAATTAATGGATATGTTTTCTGGCGGAATCGGTATCGACTATGATTATGACTTATTTACCAATGAAATAATTTATCTATTCACAAAATATACACATAAAGAACTTCATGTCGAACGAGATGATTTCTGTTGGGTCAGTATAGGTCAAATAATCGGACAATCATATCTATCAAACACTATATTGGAAAAGAATCAAGAATTAGCATTTCAGAAAGCTCTAATAGATATGCAATCACATTTGAAGATGATTGATTTATTGGATCTCCTTGAGGAAAGGGAACATGATAGTTACAATTCGGATAAAGAAAGATTAGCTTCAAAATTAAATTCTGATGAAGAATCATTAAATCACAGTAAGGATGATTTTAAAAAGATTTTTATGGATGAAATTAGCGGTATGGTTTCCTTAAGTGAACCATTTGTAA encodes:
- the hflX gene encoding GTPase HflX, producing MQRLKKLSERRIRENVIITPEVSRTLTELSLEISRQIGILIDRNGYVTHVIVGSDSSIDIPWLDRIRTSEARLRGVRLVHSHLKEESLNQEDLTDLALLRLDYITAVTMDDKGLPKSYYSAHVNPEDEEGEPWTVLSKKVPGQLEEGILDEILDIESRMTRYRKNLKGAQKENRAFLVGVYPENNRIRPPAQSIEELKELCRTAGVHVVDSFIQRKNRLDPSTVLGKGKLEEIVLKAIQKQVELLVFDLELTPSQAKKISDYADLKVLDRTQLILDIFARNATSRDGKLQVELAQLKYLKGRLSELDDNMSRLTGGIGGRGPGETKLEIGKRRVEERISRLEQELKSLKKRREIARRRRKKNEIPVCGIVGYTNAGKSTLLNAMTNSTVLSEDKLFATLDPTSRRIRFPEEREIIISDTVGFIHDLPPELSNAFKATLEELGDSDLLVHVVDVSNPEFRQQMEAVETILEDLNLSDIPRILVFNKVDGLPEEARNELLREADLDTIYVSAIQGFGLETLLNRIEERIYSQAEAKLSSTKPWEEDEELEEETEKTYV
- the murB gene encoding UDP-N-acetylmuramate dehydrogenase, which produces MAILSEIQIRELKNSLENSGLPYRENQDLSVHCSFKIGGISPVMVEPETQEQILETLSVFKKLDLPWKILGGGTNILISDHPNDFVILKLSGGFKEYKDMGEGLFQVGAATNTTPVFRQISQKGYTGAEFLSTIPGWTGGAVIQNAGCYGGELFDLIQEVEFLRNGEILKRKPTEIEHGYRFTEFLKRKDSIILSILIQLKPGNLEEIETSLKEKRDKRNSSQPQNKKSAGSMFKNPKVFDEQEKEIKAWQFIDKVGLRGLQIGGAQISPEHCNFIVNTGGAKASDVYGLVNTVQEKVEKETGVLLQREVEYFGSIP
- a CDS encoding TetR/AcrR family transcriptional regulator, whose translation is MPVVRDPEDKKERILTSALRLFTEKGFEGTPIPDLAKDAGIGAGTIYRYYKNKEELVNELYRFWKNKLRETLAENYPEKAKSKDLFVHLWKALATFYHRYPEAFEFLELHYHSPYLDQASKKATSQTMEFICTFLEQARAKGDIKSDLGSMELVSLCYGSFVGMVKMAKGGYIRLSAETLHASGLTLWKALAK
- a CDS encoding TetR/AcrR family transcriptional regulator, which encodes MENSPQIETLDISTDPELTPDQDPIHETEKEPQEERLHKKQDESKERIVRSALKLFAERGFFETRIPEISAHAKVGVGTMYRHFRNKDHLFNEAFRISFFLSNPHHRRRPRSGRSSYPEKMRSETPLSYTI
- a CDS encoding transposase, with the protein product MPQTLLKPEFYLENDVSSGIYRKSETWSELGISLRLNVNKPAKYLTLVTEESRVEEGKKNTERNPKNLRKHLSSIRLYRKLQSGIDTDFYEKITKKFLDDFYPKKCINPACEERILDKEISTRPDIIRCSKCHRQQSRLSYTPLMGLKLPLYMFGVVFHESFLQFPKVLTATEISKRLGIEYKSALTLKRRFQLFCSDQLPKYKVLTYQALEEEYKGFKLDPNIETDVAPKMGLKPYVSADSCVLYSTSQRANKGRSRYRHGGLTSSIYMNKSLGGRQIGTLVHGICVQNGPAFFESVSDTKANTIGPLLVEQIPYSVPLFTDQGYPYLYNLYKNHRSVNHSSKSKESRSGFARNRFQKHNVHSQTIEGNFRLLKSSFSSYCYIKPEYSKLYLDEFSFIKTAKFFGLDCITERCFGSHFFWVRRSTGAGSATVVRIGQEK